One uncultured Hyphomonas sp. genomic region harbors:
- a CDS encoding nucleotidyltransferase domain-containing protein, with translation MTTLAYDAVIDPKRRLEIETKIAGIEEGNQVKVLFAIESGSRAWGFPSPDSDYDVRFVYAHKPDSYLSIFDRRDVIELPIEGDLDINGWDIRKALSLLLKPNPVLLEWLSSPIKYKWDDGACKSLVDFANEVVAPRECIPHYYHLARRQWLRNIEGETSVNLKKYFYVLRPALAIRWARLNPGTLPPMNFQQLVAGVGIEGALQSKIGELLRAKAKASEVGTGRRIAALDDLIEFELSWGADNSGNKHVVSPAERIKADALFRKLVRWPA, from the coding sequence ATGACCACGCTCGCCTATGATGCCGTGATCGACCCGAAACGCCGCCTGGAGATTGAGACAAAGATTGCCGGGATAGAAGAGGGCAATCAGGTCAAGGTATTGTTCGCAATCGAAAGCGGTAGCCGGGCATGGGGGTTTCCATCTCCCGACAGCGATTACGACGTGAGGTTCGTATATGCTCACAAACCTGATTCCTACCTGAGCATTTTTGATCGCAGGGATGTGATTGAGCTGCCGATCGAAGGCGATCTCGATATTAACGGCTGGGATATTCGCAAAGCGCTGTCGCTGCTGCTGAAACCCAATCCTGTTCTTCTCGAATGGTTGTCCAGCCCGATCAAATATAAGTGGGATGACGGCGCATGCAAAAGCCTTGTCGATTTCGCGAATGAAGTGGTCGCCCCCAGAGAATGTATTCCGCACTACTACCATCTGGCTCGGCGACAGTGGCTGCGGAACATTGAAGGTGAGACATCCGTCAATCTGAAGAAGTACTTTTACGTACTTCGTCCTGCACTTGCGATTCGGTGGGCACGCCTGAATCCCGGTACGCTTCCGCCGATGAATTTTCAACAGCTCGTGGCTGGGGTCGGTATAGAAGGGGCGCTTCAGAGCAAGATTGGTGAATTGTTGCGCGCGAAGGCTAAGGCAAGCGAGGTCGGAACTGGTCGTCGTATCGCGGCTTTGGATGATCTAATCGAGTTCGAGCTCTCATGGGGAGCGGACAACTCTGGAAACAAACATGTGGTGTCTCCTGCCGAGAGGATAAAGGCAGACGCACTCTTCAGGAAACTAGTGAGATGGCCAGCATGA